A single genomic interval of Asterias amurensis chromosome 1, ASM3211899v1 harbors:
- the LOC139936670 gene encoding zinc finger FYVE domain-containing protein 1-like translates to MASRLKISDQNKTSGSKRVCQERFSCSGSKAEFHCLDCGTRQCVECEGLLHASNSKFADHDRSRIQQVKFPENVQQCGMWCSPINPAEFSCIECQGVLCGECNKNVHWGKLTKHHRRPIPKKSTDSEVVNTEEVTSKVAPSINDKLETGLMFHDTFSEDLSSISKRYSSSTDEEFQSAIGLDSLSSLPVLEKLENPPDFNIHITGEQSSDYRLSSMDEISSNEFRSLEEALERSSIGQQLEERDLMDNQVDGSREPDTLSFSSGHFIPQESSVDTSLNPESKPKRPTATPRQRERITQAPAKQESSRQPFGMQPVSPKPVQTSTVKDTSARHVQSVVDHPRIGSNPKPKLVPVSLSSSGRESNLNKPIASVMGTSQNSISSNEGDSDHQVDSPRGGSFSSRKQMNIPGVLREDGGAVRNQIMVKEPTIKYSPGFLLVDENEFLQVQSTERFAELLGCPLSSLVKVVSIFGNTGDGKSHTLNHTFFGGQDIFRTSPAQDSCTIGIWAAYDTATNIIVTDTEGLQGISSNENQRTRLLLKVLAISDVVIYRTRADRLHRDLFQFLGDASKAYSRHFNLELKAASERGHLSGSLTSLGPAVIVFQETTHTVPLGGDQPSTGDSLTVSPDAILRERFKEYSHNIDAFSCVQYIGTQSVTPPTDFRGLRKAILAHVRNSSVRSPRPPAVVYSALKVLNDKFSGEIDATVPSTFPDEYFTCSSRCLSCDARCSCTMNHTKDNLIHFAEARCRYQHQYDNEVFTCKACYGRGEEVLVVPKTSSSGDTSWLGLVKYAWSGYVLECPNCGIIYRSRQHWYGNLDPEQTAVRTELRHVWPGGCTVLQGTHNAARRVVDGLSSVIQTVGSVSARPTQMVTQWMTDQIAPAYWRPNAEINECQMCSHPFDEGEKIHHCRACGEGFCDDCSAHQMPVPERGWGDKPVRVCEQCYMKKCQGGSSPDESLEQPVTARKMGEVVQSTFNVLGTAMQYPLGFMLDAARPAYWVPDSDIIICSCCQIEFTVKMSKHHCRACGKGVCSECSMNLRPVPSRGWDEAVRVCDNCDKKQRQL, encoded by the exons ATGGCTTCTCGGCTGAAAATTAGTGATCAAAATAAAACTTCGGGTTCCAAGCGAGTCTGCCAAGAGCGATTTTCCTGCAGCGGGTCCAAAGCTGAATTTCATTGTTTGGATTGTGGAACGAGGCAGTGCGTCGAATGTGAGGGGCTCCTGCATGCCAGCAACTCCAAGTTCGCGGATCACGACCGAAGCAGAATCCAGCAGGTCAAGTTTCCTGAAAACGTTCAGCAATGTGGAATGTGGTGCAGCCCTATCAATCCTGCAGAGTTTTCTTGTATTGAGTGCCAGGGTGTTCTATGCGGGGAATGTAATAAAAATGTTCATTGGGGGAAACTAACAAAACATCACCGTCGTCCTATTCCAAAAAAATCTACTGACTCGGAAGTCGTGAACACAGAAGAAGTGACATCAAAAGTAGCTCCGTCAATTAATGACAAACTTGAGACAGGTCTTATGTTTCACGACACTTTCTCAGAAGACTTATCCAGTATTTCGAAGAGATATTCTTCATCCACGGATGAGGAATTCCAAAGTGCCATCGGTCTAGATTCACTCTCGTCCTTGCCAGTTTTAGAGAAACTTGAAAACCCGCCGGATTTTAACATTCACATAACTGGGGAACAGTCAAGTGATTATAGACTTTCTTCAATGGATGAAATATCGAGTAACGAGTTCCGCAGTCTTGAGGAAGCACTTGAAAGGTCATCGATTGGTCAGCAATTAGAGGAGCGTGACCTCATGGATAACCAGGTTGATGGATCCCGAGAACCGGACACCCTGTCGTTCAGCTCTGGCCATTTCATCCCCCAAGAAAGCTCAGTCGACACATCCTTAAATCCAGAATCTAAACCCAAACGACCAACGGCAACGCCGCGTCAGAGAGAGAGAATTACGCAAGCCCCAGCAAAACAAGAATCAAGTCGGCAACCATTTGGAATGCAGCCAGTCTCTCCGAAGCCAGTGCAAACTTCCACGGTTAAGGACACCAGTGCGAGGCATGTCCAGTCAGTTGTCGATCATCCGAGGATCGGATCCAACCCAAAGCCAAAGCTGGTTCCAGTCTCGTTATCCAGCTCGGGCAGAGAGAGCAACCTGAATAAACCGATTGCGTCAGTGATGGGAACATCTCAGAATTCAATCAGCTCAAATGAAGGAGACAGCGATCATCAGGTCGACTCACCAAGAGGAGGAAGCTTCAGCAGCAGGAAGCAAATGAACATTCCAGGAGTCTTGAGGGAAGATGGAGGTGCTGTGAGAAACCAGATCATGGTCAAGGAGCCAACCATCAAGTACTCCCCAGGATTCCTGCTGGTGGATGAAAATGAATTTCTTCAG GTTCAATCAACTGAGAGGTTTGCTGAGCTTCTGGGATGTCCCTTATCTTCCCTCGTCAAGGTTGTCTCCATCTTTGGCAATACAGGAGATGGTAAATCCCACACTCTCAACCACACCTTCTTCGGGGGGCAAGACATCTTCCGCACCTCTCCAGCGCAAGACTCCTGCACCATCGGCATATGGGCTGCATATGACACGGCAACAAACATAATCGTGACGGACACCGAGGGCCTGCAGGGAATCTCCAGCAACGAGAACCAACGAACCCGTCTGCTCCTTAAGGTCTTGGCAATCTCCGATGTGGTCATCTACCGTACCAGGGCAGACCGACTCCACAGGGACCTGTTCCAGTTTCTTGGCGATGCGTCCAAGGCGTATAGTCGACATTTCAATCTAGAGTTGAAGGCGGCATCAGAAAGGGGTCATCTCAGTGGATCCTTAACGAGCCTCGGTCCTGCTGTTATTGTGTTTCAAGAGACAACTCATACTGTACCTCTAGGAGGTG ATCAACCTTCAACTGGGGACAGCCTAACTGTATCACCTGACGCCATCTTGCGGGAGCGTTTCAAGGAATACAGTCATAACATAGATGCATTCAGCTGTGTGCAGTATATAGGGACGCAATCTGTTACTCCACCAACAGACTTCAGGGGACTACGCAAGGCTATATTGGCACATGTACGAAATAGCAGTGTTAGGTCACCGCGTCCACCAGCAGTTGTGTACAGCGCCCTCAAG GTTCTTAATGACAAGTTCAGCGGTGAGATCGATGCTACAGTCCCCTCCACTTTCCCCGATGAGTATTTCACCTGTTCATCCCGCTGCTTGTCATGTGATGCTCGCTGTAGCTGCACCATGAACCACACAAAGGATAACCTTATACACTTTGCTGAGGCACGCTGTCGCTATCAACATCAGTATGATAATGAGGTGTTTACATGTAAG GCTTGTTACGGGCGAGGTGAGGAAGTCTTGGTGGTCCCTAAGACTTCATCTTCAGGGGATACGTCTTGGCTTGGTCTCGTCAAGTATGCTTGGTCTGG ATATGTTTTGGAGTGTCCAAACTGTGGGATCATCTACCGTAGCAGACAGCATTGGTACGGCAACCTGGACCCTGAACAGACTGCTGTCAGGACAGAGCTTAGACATGTTTGGCCAGGG GGTTGCACTGTACTTCAAGGTACCCATAATGCAGCAAGACGAGTAGTGGACGGTCTCTCCTCGGTCATACAGACCGTTGGCTCCGTCAGCGCTCGACCAACTCAAATGGTTACCCAGTGGATGACCGATCAGATTGCACCAGCTTACTGGAGACCCAATGCTGAGATTAAC GAATGTCAAATGTGTTCTCATCCGTTTGATGAGGGTGAGAAGATACATCATTGCCGAGCTTGCGGCGAGGGTTTCTGTGATGACTGCTCCGCTCATCAGATGCCTGTACCTGAGAGAGGTTGGGGTGACAAGCCTGTTAGGGTGTGTGAACAGTGCTACATGAAGAAGTGCCAAG GGGGGAGTTCACCCGACGAGTCATTGGAACAGCCAGTAACAGCCAGGAAGATGGGCGAAGTTGTACAATCAACATTCAATGTGCTTGGGACTGCCATGCAGTATCCACTGG GTTTCATGTTAGATGCTGCCCGCCCAGCCTACTGGGTACCAGACAGTGACATCATCATTTGCTCTTGCTGCCAGATAGAGTTCACAGTCAAGATGAGCAAGCATCACTGTCGAGCCTGCGGGAAGGGGGTGTGCAGCGAGTGCTCCATGAACCTGCGACCAGTGCCCTCTAGAGGCTGGGATGAAGCAGTAAGAGTTTGCGATAACTGCGACAAGAAACAAAGGCAGCTGTAA